The following DNA comes from Triticum aestivum cultivar Chinese Spring chromosome 3D, IWGSC CS RefSeq v2.1, whole genome shotgun sequence.
CCGTGGGCTCAACACCTGGGCCTCGCACGGATCCTAAAAGCCCAAAAGCTATTCGGCCGGGgtccgagtccgagtaggatcacatctAACTGGTGGAGTCAGATCAGGCCTCACAGGTTCCtccccttaagcgcgcgaccccttaggttcaagttggcTTGGTCGCAGGTCGGATCACCTCCACCTGCTTGGTTGGtagtggcctctagcaaggcgtgccgaccaccaagcagactatgaagccggttggcgaacctgtacatcacactttcATTCCCTTTGTCACACGATATATATTGTCAGGCTCAAGGCAAGTCTGtaatccttgtgctagcccgacctctttctcgttccaatgATGCCGAcccaaaccggattatctcataatccctgtcgcatggccatgcttatcctggtcggatcacacgaggggcccagagtatatctctcctgatcggtggggcaaatcccatcttgctcgaccatgtctcgcagcaagggtctggacaagcccgaaaatctacctttgtaactacccagtcacggagtagtgtttggtcggcccaaagcaaatctttcaccatcccaagtacatgcgtcagctcatgtcttaagacatagaacgtatgttgcaaTAGAGACTCACAGAtaacatatcgctgcgtctcacagttgggtctgtccgactaaaaaggaccttatctcgactcggatccgactatgtcggatccgaccagacctttccaagtcaaTATTATCCGGTTAACATCTAGTGCTTAacggctagtgagaccgagccatctaccgtgtcatatgctagtctagtcagctgcgcgtccacacagcccttgcgactagggaccttttaggacagtcatcatacaatgcatagtcccacaaacaagtcatgtacttgttgatatacatcattgataatgttcaaggactatctttattcataaacacataggaaatatcatcatacataatTGCCTTTAGGGCACATCTCCAACAAAATTGTGCTATTTTCTATATTTATTTTGGGTGTTgcaggcataaagtaaaaaaaaactGAGGCGGACATTTAGGAGATAGGCTTGGATGGCGTGTCTGCGGACTAGTCAATTACGGTGTCCATTTTGAGGATCAACGTTGGAGATGCCTTAAGTTCTCTTTTGCTAACCCTCTCCAAAGCCCTAATTCTGAGCTGTGTATTTTGTTGACATATGTTACCGTTTAATCCCAACTATCAACATTTTCAAATATTGCAAGATCTAGAAAGTTGTTCAAAATTTCAGATTTCAGAAAGGCACTTTGATACCTTGTATTGCAAAGCATGTCGACTATTATTTGTTTAcaacacactagtagaaaatacAAAGTTCTCAATGATTCTAGCTTCAAGCCAACAATATCATTTTCACTGGTTAATTTGGCCACCTATTGATATTGTTGAAAAGTAACTTGGGCTAGAGTCATTATTTGGACAGACTCGCTAGGACGGTGGCGAAACATATGAAAAGCATCAAATGCATGTGATATATGTGTTATCGCCTTCTCATATTGGTACCAGACCAAGTAACAACGGAACAAGAAGAGATCAAGATCAGAACGAACATGGACAGTGATAAAAGGCAAATAATTACTGTTGTGACAATTAAGCTTTGTGATCTGTCTAGATCATCATAGTCTAGACATGCCTTGTACCAGTAATAGTGGTATTTAGGCCCAAAGTGCCCTTCTACTCCCGATCTCAAATGCACCCTTATAAGCagtaaaattaaaaattaaaaaagaaTCAAAATATTCTGATTTTTTAAACAACAAACGTTGCTTACTTTCCTGCCTACGTGTATTTTGGCGATGAAATCACACCAGTGGAGGTCTGAGCAAAAATAACAAAATCACCTCTCCAAAATGCTTTAAAAAATATTCTTTTTGGATCATCAGTATTTTCTCCCCAACATTAAGAATGTTTTTTCTCCATGAAATCTTCCAGGTATGTACAACATTCAACAATGTTCGTCGCCAAGAAAATTcagcatttatttatttatttactatttgtgtcgattttactgttcacaatGGTACATTTGAGCTCGGGAGCTGAAACGCCATGTCCTAGGCAAGGATGTGATTCGCAACGCTAACTAAGGACAACTTGTTAAGTTGTACTTCAACACCTAAACCCTGAAGTAACTGGCAAAGGAGCAATTCTCATAGTTCGAATGGCAAGAGAAATCATTCAACACTTGCATTTTGAGTGTGATGTGGCATGCTCTGTTTAGGGATTGTGCATATCACTTTGAACATTAAGACCCCCACTAATATTACTCATATTCTGGAACCTTTGGTTAGAAGACAATAATTGAGGCATGCACTTAGAAATTTCAGTTAAAATGTCTGTATTGCATGCGCCAGCTAGTTCTCCGAAAAGCTTAAACTGATGATGAAATATGGGCTATGCATTTATACTTCAATACTCCCTCTCATGTGTGGCTCTCCCGAGGCTAAGCATGAACTAGAAGTGGACTGTAATTATATTTAAATTGCATTAGTCAAGTCTTGAAGTCAAGACCTTTAGTCTCTGGTACCATGTAAAATTGGATGCATCAATCAATTCTTTCGAAAAGCTCAAACTGATGGGAAACAGTAAGCTTGCATTTATATTTCAAAAGTGTCATTACATGTAGGTAATTTAGTTATGCCCTAACGATGCTACTTTTCATAATAAAAAATTACATATCTCATTCGAAGACGTGCAACTTATTCAATCTCGGGCACCACTTTGAGAGGTCGGAGTTCCAAAAGAATATAGTGCTAGGGAGCAAACATCTAGAGGCaataatttaaaatttggttgctATTGGTACAGGACACATTGTAATGAATTGGACACCCTTGAGTTGGCCATACTTGACTTATTAATATCTTTGCTTAGGCCTTGCAATGTGCCAGTTCTGGTTGGCTGGATGCACTCATTAGGCAAAGGCCAGCCATAGTAAGATATTTGCTTCCAAACAACAGAAGACACACGCCCGTAATTTTATGTTAGATGGAACAACATAGTTTTATAAAACGAGGTTTCAAAGCTAGACAAGACAATTCAATTTAAGCATCCAATTAATGATTTGAGCACCGTTAACTCACTGCTTCACTAACAAGGAATTGGACTGTATTTTTCACCTAAAATATGAAGCAACTTTTTTTTTGCCTCATATCATTAATTTAGAAGAGTTTTGCTTGATTAATAATTACATAAAAATATGTTAAAACCAATATTACATCAAATAGGCACCAAAGCCAACCTCCACACTTGTTGTAGAATCCCTCCCACATATCAACGCACTCTGCAAATGTtattggaaaaagtccaaaacaaaccttgaATTTGTAGGTGAAAGCTAAATTAAACCCTGAACTctcaatccctgaaatcagcacaccaAACTGTCTTATCCCGGTCTATTTCAAACCTTGAGAGAACTTAGCCGGTATTTGctcaattgggccggcccattagcgcagTCGCTCGCGCGCGCACAATgctctggtttttctttgtttttttctttttcatttcttttctttatcttttttacaaaCCTTGAGAGGACTTAGTGTCTAATTTTTTCTTCGTACCCAATGTACATTTTTAACGCACACATAAAATATTAtttgatattttcaaatacatTATGTAATTTTTTAATTAcatgtttcaatttttttaaatacatggtaatatttttccaaatacatgtttACATTTTCTTAATGGCAATAAATATTTCATAAAACTACACGAACACTCTTTTGCATGGTTCAGATTTTTAAATTTGTATACACTTTTTTCAAACACATGCCACGTATATATTCTGTTAAGTGTAAGGCACATTTTTTTACAACACGCAAACATATTTTTTTacattgtacacaccttttgtttgaaaatgtcacaaacacattttttgaaactcgtgaacatttttcaaatgttacATTTTTTCGAATATacgaaacattttttgaatcacaCAAATAttatacattgtataaacatttgttTGAATTGGTCCatacatttttttaaaactagtgatattttttagatgtcacaaaatattttattttaatttgttcagatttcgaaatttgttcctgttttttttcatgtctggtgggccggcccagtcgagtCCTTAGCCAATAATccgaaacattttctgaaaacattATTTACAAAATTCCAAAAACATTATTTATAAAATGTGATACAATTTTTGAAATCCGAAACATtttcatagcatgtgaaaaactgttgaaattctgaacattttttgagaacTCTTTTTTGGAATCACAAACAGTTTTTAAAAACACAAATAGAATTTTGAAAttccagaaaaatagaaaaacacaaAATGAATTGTATTTGTGCGAAAATTAGAAACAGGAATATTTTTTAACTTCTGAGAAGTTCATGATTTCTTGTTGTgttatagtgggccggcccagatTCTTGTCTCTTAGTGTAAAGGTTATCCCGGACGGGATTATCTTATTTCTAGTGTGGCAAACAGGTCTAGGGTCCAAAATAGACCGGGATTACAAGTTCAGAGTGCCAATTTCCGGGATTCAaagttcagggtttgatttagctttcacCTACAATTTTAAGGTTTATTTTGGACTTACGGCAATGTTATCACCCTCGAACTTCGTCAGAACTCCTATTATGCACCTGTTGCGGCGGAATGTCGCTAGATTATGCGTTGGGCCGAGTCCAATTGTGTTCTCTTGCCTCTTTTTTTGTCTTATTGTTTGTCTATAAAAAATAGTCGTCGTTAATGACCAAAAAAAATCAGCTAGTAGTTTTTTTGATAGATTTGAAAAGGTTCATGAATGCAAATTTTAGAAATATTCACAATTTTGAGTTTGCGTTTCTCtctgaattttaaaaaatgtgtaTAAATTTTAAAACTTCATGAATTTCTAAACAATATGTTCACATTTTAATAAATGATCTTGaaattcaaataattcataaaATTGTAAAACAAGTTGTGAATATTTTTTAGAAATAATTTTTGTAGAAAGTTTTCAATCAAAAATTCAAGATATTtataaaaaaatcattttgttggAAAAACCTGTGttaaaataaattaaaatttaaaaggcaaaaggaaagaaactCACGAATTAAATGTTTTTAATTGTAAAATATTGGTGTATCccaaaaaggttcacaaattttaaaaaagagTTTCCTTTGAAAattggtttatttttatttttttgtcaaaGTACCTAACAACAATGCATGCACCACACTTTATTTATATGATAGTTGCAACTAACCTCAGATTACAAAATAAAAAATGGCGACATATTTTACACACGTTTAGGCTCTTGTTTTGCAAGTAACAAGCCTACTCCTATTTTGTTTGAAATTATATCACCAAAGAGTTACAATGATCAAGTAATGGGGCAACTGCCGAGTTTGGGGCGAATTCGAATAGTTGGGGTGGacaataatttttttcaaaaaaaaatcatgaactttgaAATTTTTTCATCTTGTACGAGGAATTTTTTAAAATTAAATAAAAATGCTTCAATGACTGAACACGTTTTAGAAAATGTATGAAACTTTCAAAAAAAAGTGTGTGATATGAGCCCAGTTTCTGACGCTCTGTGCGTTTCCCCAGCGTTTTAACGCTTGGAGCGTTGGGGGCTCTCCTCCAATGGTCTGTCGCTGGGCCCTTAGGGTTTATTTGGGCTATCCTGGAAGCCCATATATTGGTGCCATCCCTCAAAAAAAGAAAAGCAGCGCTTGCTCGTGCCCAAACGGCTCGATAACTGGATGAGGTAAGAAACAGCCTCGCGAACATCCCGGTCCAAAAAATGGCCATGGCAATGGCCGCTTCCTTCGCCGCCCGCCACCACCACgggcacctcgccgccggcctcccctccaCCCCTCAATCGGGCGGAAGGACTAGCCGCAGCGCTGCCACCATCTCCATGAAGGCTCAGGTGGAAGCCCGACCCAGGCAACCTACTTCCCTtccccttttcttctcctcctcgcccaaCTGACGCAATCCTTATCATGCTGTTTCCATTATCTCGTAGAAAAAGCAGAGCAGTGAGCCTGGAAGTGGGAAGGGGGGCGGGGACGGGCGAGTAAGCGGTGGGCGGCGAGTGTGGCGTCGCCGGAAACTGGTATGCGCAACAGCCGAACAAGGCGGTCTCCTCATCTCTGCGTGGTTGTTTCTGTTGGAACTAGGACGGTGAATAATCGAAGGACGAGCTTGCTGCCGGATAAAATACGATTGGGCCTAGAACTTTTGCGTCGTAGGTTGGGCATAGTGGTGTTCAGGAGGCCCGAGAACCATCATTCGGCGTCCATTACCATGTGGTATTTGATAAAATCTAAACCACAGGATAAATGATTGGCTTGTGTTCGTCGAAGTTCAGTACAGGGGTACATATTTATAGCTCTGCTTTTAGCAGTCACTGAGCCAGACGCTCACTGAATCGCGCATCGTGGGCTAGTTACAGGCTAAGACAAGTCACAGAATAACTGAACGTGTGACAAGCTAATGTAACAGCACAACACTGAATCAAGGTGTACACTTAACAGGTTTAATCGCTTGCACACATTTACGATTTGGAGAGTTGTGTGATTGCTTATTCCGTTATGATAAGTTACGCGATGTATTATCGGTTTTGTGCAGGCCCTTTGGTCATGCTGGCTCATGACCTTGCATTGAATTGCAGGTTGTTTCAAACTGTCAAATAAGAAGTCAGCGGCTGTTATACTGCAGACTTCTTTCCCAACCAATTTACGCCGCTGACTTACACTATGCTTCTTCTAGACAGTTCGTTCATTGTTATAGGAAGTAGGAACGAGCTGCCTTCTTTTCCTTTTAGGTAAACTGTGTCACATGTTCAGCACTGCTTGGCCATTTCCGAGCAGTTATGCAGGTATGCAAGCAGCTGTATATCACACATTTGTTGTTTACATAGACAATAAAATTTCCATGGGATAAAATCAGATGAAATGGAATAGTGAGCATTGTTGACATGCTTTAGAAATTTCACATTCTTTTTCCTTATTTCCATGTTATTTGCTAGCGTCATAGTGGTATCATGCTTAAAAATCCCCTTTCGTTTTTGGCAGACCAAAGAGGATGACATGTTGCGTTACAAGTTGGATCGTATCCCTTTCTTAGAAGAGAAAGTGAGAAAAGTAAGGGGAAATGGGAAGCTTGTGTGCTTGGATATCAACCAGCTCATGTTATCTCAAGAGAACAGATTCGCATTCACAATGGAGGTGGCAGAAGAAGCTAACGCCTATCTTGAGAAGCACAGGCATGAGTATGGATTGAAAAAACCTATACTGCATGTGCTCAGTGACCGTATGAATGAAGCTGGATTTTCTCGGCCAGAGGGTTACCTTTATCCTTATCCTATCAAGCCTGGGCCTTATTTCATAAAAGAAGAAGGGAATTGAATAGAATCACATGCTCTATAGTAAGTACATCTCACAACTCACTCTCCAATTACTCTTTACTGCCTTCTCTATGCTTGAATTATTATCCTCGGTTGTATATGTGATGAGTGCGATGAGTGTGCTTGTACACAAGGATGCCCTAGTGTGGGAGATTCTGGTTCTAGTCAGAATTGAGaacaaaacagaagagaacagaacAGCTTGAGCTCACAAGAAATTATTATAACTGCACCAAATGGCATCATAGATAACCCTCTGCATCATGTATGCATTTGCAGCACTTAGTGCCCTTTAAAATGAACAAGTCTCGACTTCACGCGGCTAGACTATTTAGGGGATAAGAGTAATATCTATCCCGCTCTCTGATCTATTTGGATATATAAACCATACTGCAGGGAATTTGAAAATCATATAGGCTTGCTACCGCGATTGACTGGTCCCTCATATGACCCACTTTCATGTAGTAATACCTCCACATGGTCATATGCAGGGATATGTACGAAGGGTCTTAGCTCTCTAGCCATTCCTCCCGGGCCTTCTGCGTGGATCATGCCTAGAGTTTGCACCTCCATAGTCATAGTCCTGAATCTCTGTGAGAATCTTCCTGCTGTGCGCCTGCATttagaacacaaagaacacgaatACATGGAATTAAGCATAGAATGAAAATAGAAGTGCTATTCTGTTTGTCTGGCATTTGTCGATTTGAAGCATAAACTGTAGATTCGTTTCTTCTAGTGAAGCATAAGTTATCTAGAAAAAGTGACCAATTGTTAGAGGAAAACATAAAGAGCTAGAAAGTATTAGCTAGCACTCACATATATGTATATGGAATGGAAATAACGAAATACAATAAGCATTGCCTTAGATGGCTATGTCAAAAACTTTGAGAACAACATAGGCAGACCTTTATGAACTTCGGAGGAACAGCATTATCAATTTCTACCACTATGGTTTGGCCTGCATGAAAAAACAACTTGTTGTATTTATATTTATGATGGGGTA
Coding sequences within:
- the LOC123078870 gene encoding protein PLASTID TRANSCRIPTIONALLY ACTIVE 7 isoform X1, whose amino-acid sequence is MAMAMAASFAARHHHGHLAAGLPSTPQSGGRTSRSAATISMKAQKKQSSEPGSGKGGGDGRVSGGRRVWRRRKLTKEDDMLRYKLDRIPFLEEKVRKVRGNGKLVCLDINQLMLSQENRFAFTMEVAEEANAYLEKHRHEYGLKKPILHVLSDRMNEAGFSRPEGYLYPYPIKPGPYFIKEEGN
- the LOC123078870 gene encoding protein PLASTID TRANSCRIPTIONALLY ACTIVE 7 isoform X2, which produces MAMAMAASFAARHHHGHLAAGLPSTPQSGGRTSRSAATISMKAQSSEPGSGKGGGDGRVSGGRRVWRRRKLTKEDDMLRYKLDRIPFLEEKVRKVRGNGKLVCLDINQLMLSQENRFAFTMEVAEEANAYLEKHRHEYGLKKPILHVLSDRMNEAGFSRPEGYLYPYPIKPGPYFIKEEGN